ATGATGTTACCAAAATATCTGCAGGGTTTTAATacgtgaatgtgtttttaatatctGCTGGAAAATAGATGGCGTTGGTTGCTTTTACCACATATAGATGAATGTGACTCTCTATGGGGACCAGTATTAGAATAAATATTTAGTTAACCTTATACTGAGACACTTGAGTTATATgtttcatttactgtatatttcatattttttgtatatttcactTGTACcccattcttattttattctattctatgttttgttcatatatatattttttcatctcatttctcATAATTttcctgtggggatcaataaagtgatcttgaaacATAAACAGAGAGCATAAACATAAACCTAAACATAAATTTGTGAAGACTGACTTGTCAATATGCTTGAAAAACCGTAATAACTGCTAATAACTAGAacacaagcaaaaataaatctactAAATTAAACTGCTGACACCAAAGAGCCATTAAACGTCTTCCGATATTGAAACacgtctgtttttcttctgtaaaTTTAAACACACCCTGTTTGGatcttatatacatatatatttttgcattaaaagaaaatttttTTCAACATCCATctttaagaaaacatttaaatactttcagcagtttctgaaaacTATTGCTATTGTTGCTAATGTTTGCAAAGAAACATGTATCCAAAATACTTGGTTATACATTCATGACTTTCATTGACACTCTTATTATAATGGAGCCAATGTTTCCTACTGTAGCAGTAACAGAAATCTACAGGAAAGTGTAGCCTTCTAACTTAATTCAATAAATTGCTCTAGTGTCAGTTATAAAACGGCCTCATCACATCATGCTCACATTCAGTTTCCCTGTCCTCCAGGTGCGCCTGGCTGTCCAAGTTTCAGGACACCACTCAGTGGCTTCAGATTGACCTGAGGGAGGTGATGGTGGTGTCAGGGATCCTCACCCAGGGCCGCTGTGACGCTGACGAGTGGATCACCAAGTACAGCATTCAGTACCGCTCCGACGAGAAACTCAACTGGATCTATTACAAGGACCAGACCGGAAACAACAGGGTGGGTAAAACCTCAGTAGAAGTCTGAGGACACTGGAGGTctaatttttttaataacttccACTGCATTATAATGAGtgacatacactaccagtcaaaagcttTAGAACAAcatcagtatcctctggtgTAGATGGTCaaggcttcatcctacagcaagataatgaccctaatctttagtccaagctctaccagaactacctcaggattaaaacatggagtggaccatggcccagtctctagactttaaccttatggagctggtttgtgatgaactggacagaaaagtgaaagaaagcaccctacaagtgacacacatttctgggagcTTATGCAAATTTTATTTCCATAttagtgtgttcacatgttaaatcagccaaagatggttactttgatgagtcaaaaggttggaatatattttgggttatatattgattccattattttattttattttttttttaacttcagtttactcggtctatgctttcatttcagagtaaaatgagacattaaactacatacatttcaatagtaaaaaaaaagaaatattggagttttctaaaacttttaacaggtagtcattcacattcacattttttaacattacctttgtgatgaaaatgtgatcaaatgtgttttgaaacTTGATAATTGCATTAATACTTCGTTCCTGCACTGCAGACAAACATTATTTGCAGATAATTAACATAGTATTTTATGATTGATGCATTATTTGGATTATAAATAATGGTGCACAGCTTACTGGACATATTTTTGTTGTTCCACCTAAAAAGCTCTTGTATCCATTGATCAATTAACTGATTGCATTAACTGACTTAAATATAATGAATCATTTAAGTCATTTGTTAAACAGTGACTGTGCTAAAATGCACTTGCTGCTTTTGAAAAGGGAAGAATAGCCGTTTCCATTGTTGACTTGTTATTTggtcaaacacaaaaaaagccataaaaagacattttaataatcATGGTGAGGTACAGATTTAACTGTAATGAGTCAGTTTCATTCACTGCCAACCCCTGACTTCGCCTTTATGTTTTTCCTCAGGTGTTTTACGGAAACTCTGACCGCTCCTCGTCCGTGCAGAACCTCCTGCGGCCGCCCATCATAGCCCGTTACATCCGCATCCTCCCTCTGGGATGGCACACACGCATCGCTCTGCGCAtggagctgctgctctgcatgAACAAATGCATCTGAACCTTTGGTCCCGCCGTCCCCGAGGCCTTGTCCCAAAACTACAACTGAACCTAGAGTAAAGCCCCCGCCCTAagggtgtgtggtgtgtgattatatatatatccacagAAATCCTGAAGCTGCTTCCAAAATAGTCACAGTGAAACCCTCTCAAAATCAGTTAAAACTTATGAGACTTATGAGATTGTGTTAAAATACTCAAAAGCTGCAGGCTTTCATTTGGTGAGTTCTCAACAGATTGTTCCAACTGCAATAACATGGCATGAATTCAAAGCAGTAATTAAGCGTGGAGAGTTTCTGAGGCAAGCTCTCCCAAAACATTTATATTGATGAAATTCTGTCTATGCCTCATGGTGTATTGATCGCAGCATCAAATTTATTCTTCCCAGTCCTTTTAATTTAAGATGAAGTCTGGTCATAGTCTACAGTTTGTCTTACTGGAAAACAAATCCCGCAAAAAGATCAAAAACTGATGAGGGACTCATCCTAATAAAAAGTCTGTCCTGTCTGCTCTAAATCATACTCATTATCTCGTAAATGTGTATCAATACGgagctgaaaatagtccccgACCGCCCACGTTTAAGATCATCTTGTTTCCAAAAATATGAATCATTGCCGGAACGATTTTGAATGACGCCAGATTTTTGCTGGAAACATGCCCGaattcacttcctgttttctccttatgttttagtttggtgcTATAcgcgatcagccataacattatgaccactcactgacaggagaaataaataacgtCTTGTGACGTTATGCcatgaaacttttggacctggaattgcTGTGGATATtacctagacatgtaccacacacacctagaccagagcaagcccccccccctccccatatgacactccttgatggcagcaggatgcagcctgacacagacgcacacaaaaacggtttaggagcaactcaaaaaacattaaaaacaagaacaaggtgttgacctggcctccaaattcaaaactgtgggatgcactggaaaaagGACCCAAACCCCCCAAACAGGACACCCCaagaagacccatgttcatgcctacacaatattaggtcataatgttatgtgtgaTTGGTGTATATAGATCATGGGATGGAGCATTTACTATTATTCAGATGTAGTTTGGTATTGTGGTTacttcctgatttattttttttgttttgttttcctgcaacattttaatttcccaTGGTGGTTTGGGAGCACATCGTGTGATCTCTTAATCTGAAGATGTGTTCTTTATCGTATCTTTAAACTATCTCCTTGGTCAAATCAGTACATGTGTGGTGTCTGTTTTTCGTGTTTCCGCGTCTCCCTCTCTGCGCTACAAAGCTAAACACATGAGCCGTTCAAAAATGGACAGTTGGCATTTATTATGAGACCCTATCGCTTTTAAAGTAGAACGATCAGTATAGATACACtcttattatttctatttacaCCCTGTCAGAAGTGGGAAACAGTTCGatggagaaaaacagaagaaataaaatgatgtttttaCACATTCAACACATTCATATTTGTGAACACAAAAATCTTCGCCTCAGTTGTCAGGGTGCGTGACTTGCTGGCGGACGAAGCCTCCGTTTCCATCTGAAGTGTTGAGCGAGTAAGGCTTCGGGTCACTGGCAAGGCAAGCTTTGTCATCACTCCATCTCACTGacgataaaaacaaacccactcAGCCGTCATTTACAATCATTAGCAATCAAGTTTCTATAATACGCACAAAGTGGGCAGTTGTACCTGTTGTTGGTtcaaggacaaataaaaaatatattgcagAATGATGTCGTGATAATATAAATGGACACTTTTTTAATCACAGTCTCCAGCTGGAAATAATTCCCTGTGCTATA
The sequence above is drawn from the Mugil cephalus isolate CIBA_MC_2020 chromosome 3, CIBA_Mcephalus_1.1, whole genome shotgun sequence genome and encodes:
- the rs1a gene encoding retinoschisin 1a encodes the protein MAISVQRFLLVLLLLGADVIIGIRAQEAPVSEAWTSRSCKCDCDEGESPTAVSSIGSGSSMVRGVDCMPECPYHRPLGFEAGSVNPDQITCSSQDQYTGWFSSWTPSKARLNTQGFGCAWLSKFQDTTQWLQIDLREVMVVSGILTQGRCDADEWITKYSIQYRSDEKLNWIYYKDQTGNNRVFYGNSDRSSSVQNLLRPPIIARYIRILPLGWHTRIALRMELLLCMNKCI